One segment of Lachancea thermotolerans CBS 6340 chromosome E complete sequence DNA contains the following:
- the MBA1 gene encoding Mba1p (similar to uniprot|P38300 Saccharomyces cerevisiae YBR185C MBA1 Protein involved in assembly of mitochondrial respiratory complexes may act as a receptor for proteins destined for export from the mitochondrial matrix to the inner membrane): MLVTRLHGGILRGSKTQSLFSRNLTCARSALQAASKNDAKKPKTADFNPRHLGIATDIYIPPSFKSLPNFFTHPIVFSNALIRRIYTFGLNTVQVALFRYQSGFRPNFLLWKNNAIDSYVQANKAFAARKVSSIKPRVSLWVEEALTARAKQLPKDFELDWQLVKFYETPKLVSVQAMMIPGRPLEHIQLIYKFNTKQRLIKLNKRTNETESMNRDVLDYVAFLCDASTDDLILMGSVFESKPTDKLPKNYEDNMQTAIQKMKESGDLYRIKDK; encoded by the coding sequence ATGCTCGTAACTAGACTGCATGGCGGAATTCTTCGGGGTTCTAAGACCCAATCGCTTTTCTCGAGAAACCTGACGTGTGCTAGAAGTGCTCTTCAGGCAGCATCAAAGAATGATGCAAAAAAGCCTAAAACCGCGGACTTTAATCCTCGTCACCTTGGCATCGCAACAGACATTTATATCCCACCTTCCTTTAAAAGTTTGCCAAACTTCTTTACCCATCCGATTGTCTTCAGCAACGCTCTGATTAGACGGATATACACCTTCGGCTTAAATACTGTCCAGGTTGCGCTCTTTAGATATCAATCTGGCTTCAGACCTAACTTCCTATTATGGAAAAACAATGCAATTGATTCATACGTGCAAGCCAACAAGGCGTTCGCAGCTCGTAAAGTTTCCTCGATCAAGCCGCGCGTATCTCTGTGggttgaagaagcgctCACAGCGAGAGCAAAACAGCTTCCTAAGGACTTCGAGCTAGATTGGCAACTAGTGAAATTCTATGAAACGCCCAAGCTTGTTTCAGTGCAGGCGATGATGATCCCAGGTCGACCTCTCGAACACATTCAACTAATCTATAAATTCAACACCAAGCAGCGACTCATCAAACTGAACAAGCGCACAAATGAGACCGAAAGTATGAATAGAGATGTTTTGGACTATGTCGCATTTTTGTGTGATGCTTCAACAGATGACCTAATTCTGATGGGTTCGGTTTTCGAAAGCAAGCCTACCGATAAGTTGCCAAAAAACTACGAAGATAATATGCAAACGgcaattcaaaaaatgaaagaaaGCGGGGATCTCTATCGCATTAAAGACAAATAA
- the BRO1 gene encoding Bro1p (similar to uniprot|P48582 Saccharomyces cerevisiae YPL084W BRO1 Cytoplasmic class E vacuolar protein sorting (VPS) factor that coordinates deubiquitination in the multivesicular body (MVB) pathway by recruiting Doa4p to endosomes) has protein sequence MKTLLLPLKVKDTESINWSKALAAYLKRSYGSSTWSQFFNTKLAEDLDHLRNNANGTLAPEALLEQNFLYYAFLEQLHLRLGNNSTQLKLEFTWYDASYTSQSASQKYTQRTVAFEKSSVLYNLGALMTQVAKDKLESDIKVSITYMSKAFGIFQYLSENFLNSPSVDLQAENTSLLADICHAEAQELFLLKVINGPDVTKHASLIAKLSLMASSLYQKVLDTLNGNPDTNTSEVSYGEPKWKSIISCKCSVYKSISAYNNALALEQAGRFGDAIGFLQSANDFIISAMAQKLYVKDSIDLESIKSLIADKQKTLVKDNDFIYHDSVPPSTSLESIKSMDAVKMQTLPQQLDTYMEKVTEPADALFKGIIPLEVYEKESIYSEQKAALLRKELEVADTADWEYSSFIEFTTLPKLLRDLRDTYTLTGKKSSSGNPQLSIMRDQVNSWSRSVRSSPYNDVEAQMKLIIEKRKRVLELLALSPTESKENAVKLKSSLVAASKSDEKLFSFVEPYRHEINLLRNSNTLIKKWDQLSSFQSQEPSLLDLDDSKNEEILSKIGYISEQHEKLKVLKDERSRIVQDLKRDVNEDDITNVIIMKRGASDANLKQLFEKELEKFKPLSTRIEATIFKQSSIINAIKISLDELFKLTGVNEDASENDPNSLERNELYKKLNQAFTSFSVFANDLPKGLNFYDALLKMTSDLASSPSAKRSIDELKTAPSLRQMESDFGQLSLSETSNEGQFHTHAGAGLPPVPPRTYGGNSGAGLNSENPVPPIPPKRQVYGLAGLMSGGAQSDTQALEQNPTSFYNNPSVFDESLYSRYSG, from the coding sequence ATGAAGACGCTTTTGCTGCCATTAAAGGTCAAGGATACAGAGAGCATAAATTGGTCGAAGGCGCTAGCTGCATATCTCAAAAGGTCATATGGCTCCTCCACGTGGAGCCAGTTCTTCAACACAAAATTAGCTGAGGATTTGGATCACTTGAGGAACAACGCTAATGGGACTCTTGCGCCGGAAGCTCTCCTGGAACAGAATTTCCTGTACTACGCGTTTTTAGAgcagcttcatcttcgcCTGGGTAATAACTCAACACAGCTGAAGCTGGAGTTTACTTGGTACGATGCAAGTTACACGTCTCAGAGCGCCTCTCAAAAATACACCCAGCGTACAGTGGCTTTTGAGAAGTCTAGTGTGCTCTATAACCTGGGCGCTTTAATGACCCAAGTGGCCAAGGATAAACTTGAAAGCGACATCAAGGTATCAATCACTTACATGTCGAAAGCCTTTGGAATATTTCAATACCTGAGCGAGAACTTTCTTAACTCGCCATCTGTTGACCTCCAAGCTGAAAATACGTCGCTTCTCGCTGATATATGCCATGCAGAGGCACAAGAACTTTTCCTGCTCAAAGTGATAAATGGTCCAGACGTCACGAAACATGCGTCTTTAATTGCTAAGTTGTCTCTTATGGCGTCCTCCCTTTATCAGAAAGTTCTCGATACCCTCAATGGCAACCCTGATACTAACACCTCAGAAGTTTCATATGGAGAACCGAAGTGGAAGAGTATCATCAGTTGCAAGTGTTCTGTTTACAAAAGTATCTCAGCTTATAATAACGCTCTTGCTCTGGAACAAGCTGGAAGATTCGGGGATGCAATAGGGTTTTTGCAATCGGCCAATGACTTTATCATCTCCGCaatggctcaaaaactttacGTGAAAGATAGTATTGACCTGGAGTCTATAAAGTCGTTGATCGCCGACAAACAGAAGACGCTTGTCAAAGACAATGATTTTATCTACCATGACAGCGTACCCCCAAGTACCTCGCTGGAGTCGATAAAAAGCATGGATGCTGTAAAAATGCAGACGCTTCCTCAGCAGCTCGATACATATATGGAAAAGGTGACAGAACCTGCTGACGCACTGTTCAAGGGAATAATTCCATTGGAGGTGTATGAGAAGGAGAGTATTTATTctgaacaaaaagctgcgctTTTAAGAAAGGAGCTAGAAGTTGCTGATACTGCAGACTGGGAATATTCTTCTTTCATAGAGTTCACTACTCTACCCAAGCTACTTCGTGATCTGCGTGATACCTATACTTTGACgggaaaaaaaagctctaGTGGGAATCCCCAACTATCGATTATGAGAGACCAGGTTAACTCTTGGTCAAGATCGGTTCGTTCCAGCCCTTACAACGACGTTGAAGCTCAAATGAAGCTGATTATAGAGAAAAGGAAACGTGTTCTTGAGCTATTAGCTTTAAGTCCCACTgaaagcaaagaaaatgcCGTGAAACTCAAATCCTCCCTAGTTGCTGCGTCCAAATCTGAcgagaagcttttctcatTTGTTGAACCTTACAGACATGAAATTAATCTATTAAGAAACTCTAACACCCTAATAAAAAAGTGGGATCAGCTGAGCTCTTTCCAAAGCCAGGAGCCAAGCctgcttgatcttgatgaTTCTAAAAACGAGGaaattttatcaaagatTGGGTATATATCCGAGCAACATGAGAAACTTAAAGTGCTAAAGGATGAAAGGTCGAGGATAGTTCAGGACCTGAAACGTGACGTCAATGAAGACGATATCACCAATGTAATAATAATGAAGCGGGGCGCTTCAGACGCCAATTTGAAGCAGCTattcgaaaaagagctggaaaagtttAAGCCCTTAAGCACAAGGATAGAGGCGACcatcttcaagcaaagTAGCATCATAAACGCTATTAAGATAAGTCTCGATGAATTATTTAAGCTGACAGGGGTCAATGAGGATGCTTCAGAAAACGATCCCAATTCATTGGAACGAAACGAATTGTACAAGAAGTTGAATCAGGCGTTCACCAGCTTCTCTGTATTCGCCAACGACCTCCCTAAAGGTCTAAACTTTTATGATGCCTTACTCAAGATGACCTCTGATTTAGCCTCTTCGCCTTCTGCGAAACGGAGCATCGACGAATTGAAGACAGCTCCGTCACTAAGACAAATGGAGAGTGACTTTGGACAGCTCAGCCTTTCAGAAACATCAAATGAAGGTCAGTTTCATACCCATGCCGGAGCAGGACTACCGCCTGTTCCGCCCAGGACTTACGGCGGAAATTCAGGTGCCGGGCTCAACTCGGAAAATCCTGTTCCGCCGATCCCACCCAAGAGACAGGTTTACGGTTTAGCCGGTCTTATGAGTGGCGGCGCGCAAAGCGATACCCAGGCGCTGGAGCAAAATCCAACCTCATTCTACAATAACccttcagtttttgatgagagcTTATATTCTCGGTACAGCGGTTGA
- the PCH2 gene encoding Pch2p (similar to uniprot|P38126 Saccharomyces cerevisiae YBR186W PCH2 Nucleolar component of the pachytene checkpoint which prevents chromosome segregation when recombination and chromosome synapsis are defective also represses meiotic interhomolog recombination in the rDNA), with translation MALIVDVQLKGPTLEVFRRLMQEMESEDNFRCCGVMSKVIIEAVKNKLRKQSFGTSDGVALDSKILLLEGQGSVEISLKPTKAQENIVKSLTKVILHQIGSKKQYNLTEGQENLLLSLCVENMQVEHVAAAAPLRGAHSSIASAIEDIFCSADPDLLHKRGAEREREHERQRERLSTSFQVNCYCCLESDRPSSNYSNIAEEFDKIDIQDSCSSGETAREAQPPHPLLAGISLSQETLSQSKISFLPSPEFEGLWESLHFEDGVKQKLSSYATISLKLASFSKQRLSQTLVSNNKILLIHGPPGTGKTTVCRALCQKLAIRCNNDPENLFKEVDYQAVVVELSCSRIFSRWFGESAKNLEKIFQDLERLLMSSLNQNRFVCLLMDEVETLASSRESLMKKNETTDGIRVVNTLLTKLDSLKRFNNLLVLATSNVASSLDAAFLDRADGVFYIGAPSEHGTCVILTSAIRELLEMGAIYATEGAALLESSEVQEAIRKVSHQCVVSLLCDKPHHPRVRESYTNYQKTAIRSHWSFIEKTSSRVHV, from the coding sequence ATGGCGCTTATCGTGGATGTCCAGTTGAAGGGCCCCACCCTCGAGGTATTTCGGCGGCTAATGCAAGAAATGGAGTCTGAGGACAACTTCCGATGCTGTGGCGTAATGTCCAAGGTGATCATAGAGGCAGTTAAGAACAAGCTTCGCAAACAGTCCTTTGGCACCAGCGATGGTGTGGCGCTCGATTCCAAGATACTGCTCTTGGAAGGCCAGGGCTCGGTAGAAATAAGCCTCAAACCGACGAAAGCACAAGAGAACATAGTCAAGAGTTTGACCAAAGTGATACTACATCAGATAGGGTCCAAGAAGCAATACAATCTCACGGAAGGCCAAGAGAACCTGCTTCTGTCTTTGTGCGTGGAGAATATGCAAGTAGAACACGTCGCAGCCGCGGCCCCGTTGCGCGGAGCACACAGCTCAATCGCTTCAGCCATAGAAGATATCTTCTGTAGCGCAGATCCTGACCTTTTGCACAAACGTGGAGCTGAACGCGAACGCGAACACGAACGCCAGCGCGAACGTCTTAGCACGTCTTTTCAAGTGAATTGCTACTGTTGTCTGGAATCCGATCGCCCCAGCAGTAACTATTCAAACATTGCCGAGGAGTTCGATAAGATAGATATCCAAGATTCATGCAGCTCTGGAGAAACGGCTCGTGAAGCCCAGCCACCGCATCCGCTTTTAGCGGGAATTTCGTTATCACAGGAAACTCTATCGCAAAGCAAAATCAGTTTTCTCCCATCTCCAGAGTTCGAAGGACTCTGGGAATCGcttcattttgaagacgGTGTCAAGCAAAAACTATCATCTTACGCTACAATCTCGCTGAAATtggcaagcttttcgaaaCAACGGCTCTCGCAGACACTCGTTTCCAATAACAAAATTCTTCTAATTCACGGCCCGCCCGGGACCGGAAAGACAACAGTTTGTAGAGCgctttgccaaaaattgGCCATCCGCTGTAACAATGATCCCGAAAACCTATTCAAGGAAGTCGACTACCAGGCTGTAGTGGTGGAATTATCTTGTTCTCgaattttttcaagatggTTCGGTGAATCTGCAAAGAACCTTGAGAAGATATTCCAAGATCTCGAGCGccttttgatgagctcgcTGAACCAGAATCGTTTTGTTTGCTTATTAATGGATGAAGTCGAAACGCTGGCTTCATCGAGAGAATCactgatgaagaagaacgaGACAACGGACGGGATTCGTGTCGTCAACACACTGCTAACCAAGCTGGACAGCCTAAAACGGTTCAACAACTTGCTAGTTTTAGCCACTTCAAACGTTGCAAGTAGTTTGGATGCTGCCTTCCTAGATCGAGCCGATGGAGTGTTTTATATTGGCGCACCATCAGAACATGGAACTTGTGTCATACTCACCTCCGCTATAcgcgagcttcttgaaatggGAGCAATCTATGCCACGGAGGGGGCAGCGCTTCTCGAGAGTAGTGAAGTGCAAGAAGCTATTCGGAAGGTTTCGCACCAGTGCGTTGTAAGTTTGCTTTGCGACAAACCACATCATCCAAGAGTTCGAGAATCATATACTAACTACCAAAAAACAGCAATCAGGAGCCACTGGTCGTTCATTGAGAAAACTTCCTCTCGTGTGCATGTCTGA
- the SEN54 gene encoding tRNA splicing endonuclease subunit SEN54 (similar to uniprot|Q02825 Saccharomyces cerevisiae YPL083C SEN54 Subunit of the tRNA splicing endonuclease which is composed of Sen2p Sen15p Sen34p and Sen54p) — MSSDMNELDEESFIPSSLLDSDDEADELPQDWSHIAKLSKGQVVVPKRGEKDYEPDGTNAQELLLHKAKTVMFDSLSDASRGSVVKNLIKAYYVPDLHKACVPHPKGSFMHTMGKVDRDGACWLSFFEFVYLAERGTIAPYYKRKESEDHALDPFLGIQDLYMLFKSQKESDEFAVYAHLKRLGFIVMQSLQNSAEVGSVGQFEDSAVQKLRLKFCQTFESLSKSISNPFTLPFYHPLQYHLTRYCTSAQIYESLNKLIPYAAAPKTLGELQKDLRMENVSAGIWKFSFDVWKPQSNFRKKTPGLPDFQVVVFNKNSHKENFPTYHEMRGLLKMLNCKMDFLNAPANEQAKSAETEANKGATKKKSKANKKYPPHIEQQRRIKRGYRSFVLATMDDGLVSFIRITETDFGSENVWFKPNNVPLRKEKSGPKASKHSEEAKASK, encoded by the coding sequence ATGAGCTCTGACATGAACGAGTTAGATGAGGAATCATTCATTCCGTCTTCATTACTGGACTCGGACGACGAAGCCGATGAGCTGCCTCAGGACTGGTCGCACATAGCAAAGCTCAGCAAAGGCCAGGTCGTGGTCCCCAAGAGAGGCGAAAAGGACTACGAGCCTGATGGCACCAATGCACAGGAACTGCTCTTGCACAAGGCCAAAACCGTTATGTTTGACTCACTTTCGGATGCTTCTCGTGGGTCGGTGGTGAAGAATTTGATTAAGGCCTACTACGTTCCAGACCTGCATAAAGCATGTGTGCCTCATCCCAAGGGTAGCTTTATGCACACCATGGGAAAGGTTGATAGAGACGGTGCGTgttggctttcttttttCGAGTTTGTTTACCTCGCTGAGAGAGGAACCATAGCGCCATACTACAAACGCAAAGAGAGTGAGGACCATGCGCTTGATCCTTTTCTAGGGATCCAAGACCTGTACATGCTTTTCAAATCACAAAAGGAGTCCGATGAATTCGCAGTGTACGCACATCTGAAGCGGCTCGGATTCATTGTTATGCAAAGTTTGCAGAACTCTGCGGAAGTAGGTTCTGTTGGGCAATTCGAAGATAGCGcagttcaaaaacttcgGCTGAAGTTTTGCCAAACATTTGAATCTCTCTCAAAATCGATCTCAAATCCTTTCACTCTACCATTTTACCATCCTCTCCAATATCACCTTACGCGATACTGTACGTCGGCTCAGATTTATGAATCACTAAACAAGCTAATTCCGTACGCTGCTGCCCCAAAAACTCTAGgagagctccaaaaagacTTGCGCATGGAGAATGTATCTGCAGGGATATGGAAGTTTTCCTTTGATGTGTGGAAGCCTCAAAGtaacttcagaaaaaaaacaccTGGCCTGCCGGACTTCcaagttgttgtttttaatAAGAATTCAcacaaagaaaacttccCAACATACCATGAAATGAGAGGTCTACTAAAGATGCTTAATTGTAAAAtggactttttgaatgcaCCAGCAAACGAGCAGGCAAAGTCAGCCGAGACTGAAGCAAACAAAGGGGCaacgaaaaaaaagtcGAAGGCTAATAAAAAGTATCCACCGCATATTGAGCAACAGAGGAGAATAAAAAGAGGCTACAGgagttttgttttggccACAATGGATGACGGCCTGGTCAGCTTCATAAGAATAACAGAAACTGACTTTGGCTCCGAAAACGTTTGGTTTAAACCCAATAATGTTCCATTGAGAAAGGAGAAAAGCGGGCCAAAAGCAAGTAAACACAGTGAAGAGgcaaaagcatcaaaataG